One segment of Thermoplasmata archaeon DNA contains the following:
- a CDS encoding Rab family GTPase: MERETLKTKVCLVGDNGVGKTSLIRRYVLDMYEDRYISTLGTKVSKKEIQVSFPKENVTASMDMLIWDIMGQHGFQELLKEAYFYGARGILAVVDLTRRSTLDGLDDWIACVEEVAGHLPALIAVNKTDLADKAEFGLPEITERCNALGCGYFWTSAKTGENVEASFQRLATIVAEQQIWGAQF; encoded by the coding sequence ATGGAGCGCGAGACCCTCAAGACCAAGGTCTGTCTTGTCGGAGACAACGGCGTCGGGAAGACGTCGCTGATCCGCCGCTACGTCCTCGACATGTACGAGGACCGGTACATCAGCACGCTAGGCACGAAGGTCTCCAAGAAGGAGATCCAGGTCTCGTTCCCCAAGGAGAACGTCACCGCGAGCATGGACATGCTCATCTGGGACATCATGGGTCAGCACGGGTTCCAGGAGCTCCTCAAGGAGGCCTACTTCTACGGGGCCCGGGGCATCCTGGCCGTCGTCGACCTGACGCGCCGCTCCACCCTGGACGGGCTCGACGACTGGATCGCGTGCGTCGAGGAGGTCGCGGGGCACCTGCCCGCCCTAATCGCCGTGAACAAGACGGACCTCGCGGACAAGGCCGAGTTCGGACTGCCCGAGATCACGGAGCGCTGCAACGCGCTCGGCTGCGGCTACTTCTGGACGAGCGCGAAGACGGGGGAGAACGTGGAAGCTTCCTTCCAGCGCCTCGCGACGATCGTCGCGGAACAGCAGATCTGGGGCGCCCAGTTCTGA
- a CDS encoding lipopolysaccharide biosynthesis protein has product MHVGNNRGGIQRPIGRIWGEVKSPLYRNALFLMINSAAGSALGFVFWVIMYRVYDLNDIGFAVALFSTVSFVSSLALLGYNVSLVRYLPEAEDQVGLINASLTLVGSFAILLGFAYILVIAVFNLGLAFVLANPVYIAGIVLGAVGVGMGTVYDAVVLALRRADLGLWRGVSMALLKIPIALGIAYTLSQPFGVGRLGVFLALVLATGASVLIEGLWLLPRVLPAYRVRPRFHFSPLRRMFHFSAGNYAAAVVGAAGATLLTPMILVIKGAGAVSYFYAASAVAGLLSVIPGAAFSSFFAEASQKASNKVDRHRDERRALLLAIVLLAPAIVAMLVFAPFLLFLFGGSSDYSVHATAVLQILVFAAIPGLLGNVLVTRVRIRRRSLPLIVGSSIATVVNLGLGYAWLQSSGINGLASATVLGSIAPLPYYWYVARMSFQQEPKEPLDTTPIQP; this is encoded by the coding sequence ATGCATGTGGGAAACAACCGCGGAGGCATCCAGCGACCCATCGGGCGAATCTGGGGCGAGGTGAAGTCGCCGCTCTACCGGAACGCGCTGTTCCTGATGATCAACAGCGCGGCGGGCAGCGCGCTGGGGTTCGTCTTCTGGGTCATCATGTACCGCGTGTACGACCTCAACGACATCGGCTTCGCCGTCGCGCTGTTCTCCACGGTCTCCTTCGTCTCGTCCCTCGCGCTGCTGGGCTACAACGTGTCCCTGGTCCGCTACCTGCCGGAGGCGGAGGACCAGGTGGGGCTAATCAACGCGTCGCTCACGTTGGTGGGCAGCTTCGCCATCCTCCTGGGGTTCGCGTACATCCTCGTGATCGCGGTGTTCAACCTCGGGCTCGCCTTCGTGCTCGCGAACCCCGTCTACATCGCGGGAATCGTCCTCGGAGCCGTTGGGGTGGGTATGGGGACCGTGTACGACGCGGTCGTCCTGGCCCTGCGCCGTGCGGACCTGGGCCTGTGGCGGGGCGTCTCGATGGCCCTCCTGAAGATTCCGATCGCCCTCGGGATCGCGTACACGCTCAGCCAACCCTTCGGCGTGGGGCGGCTCGGGGTCTTCCTGGCGCTCGTCCTCGCGACGGGGGCGAGTGTACTCATCGAGGGGCTCTGGCTCCTGCCGCGGGTTCTCCCGGCGTACCGCGTCCGGCCTCGCTTCCACTTCTCCCCGCTCCGGAGGATGTTCCATTTCAGCGCGGGGAACTACGCCGCGGCGGTCGTCGGCGCCGCGGGCGCGACCCTCCTCACGCCCATGATCCTCGTCATCAAGGGAGCTGGGGCGGTGTCCTACTTCTACGCGGCGAGCGCGGTAGCGGGTCTCCTGAGCGTGATCCCGGGTGCCGCCTTTTCCTCGTTCTTCGCGGAGGCGAGCCAAAAGGCGTCCAACAAAGTGGACCGCCATCGGGACGAGCGGCGGGCGCTCCTCCTCGCCATCGTGCTCCTCGCGCCCGCGATCGTCGCCATGCTCGTCTTTGCGCCGTTCCTCCTGTTCCTGTTCGGAGGGAGCTCGGACTACTCGGTCCACGCCACGGCCGTGCTGCAGATCCTCGTGTTCGCCGCCATCCCGGGCCTGCTCGGCAACGTGCTCGTCACGCGCGTGCGCATCCGCCGCCGCAGCCTGCCCCTGATCGTGGGCTCGTCAATCGCCACGGTGGTCAACCTCGGACTCGGGTACGCGTGGCTCCAGAGCTCGGGCATCAACGGGCTAGCCAGTGCGACCGTCCTGGGCTCCATCGCCCCGCTCCCGTACTACTGGTACGTCGCGCGCATGTCGTTCCAGCAAGAGCCCAAGGAGCCCCTTGACACGACGCCGATCCAACCCTGA
- a CDS encoding ABC transporter permease: MGRPVLRLATRISRRTRWTAWAIAFACMVLVGSLSLADGLGAGVDAVTARFSSGATVYLRGSDLLGSAIDASALAAIPTDYAVLRAHLGALSINGLSRTAVVASWTVYHGGNATVPFPAASLDVAIDSGLRSQIENASGHPLGTTANVSLFGLASKPLAVTAAPASRPSMLPDTWAWVRPDLFLSLSASEGGPAQAVITPVPLDAGMATWLGLTPLQTVGAIGFTEASIAEAQSVLLGLAGVLAVVIGLLAYNAIGLEVHLRQDEIRTLCSLGASPRTIAAVYEAKALVIALLGATVGSALGIVVAHGIVSFAPLLGLPNLLLLPLPVVPVALAYGLAVGAAALGGLLPAAHAVRLLRRPTGARPS, encoded by the coding sequence ATGGGACGGCCGGTTCTCCGCCTCGCCACGCGCATCAGCCGCCGCACGCGCTGGACGGCGTGGGCCATCGCGTTTGCGTGCATGGTCCTCGTGGGCTCCCTGAGTCTCGCGGACGGCCTCGGCGCGGGCGTCGACGCCGTGACCGCGCGTTTCTCCAGCGGCGCCACGGTGTACCTCCGCGGCAGCGATCTCCTGGGAAGCGCGATCGACGCGAGCGCGCTCGCCGCGATTCCCACGGACTACGCGGTCCTTCGAGCGCACCTTGGCGCCCTGAGCATCAACGGACTGTCGCGGACTGCCGTGGTCGCATCCTGGACCGTGTATCATGGCGGCAACGCCACGGTCCCGTTCCCCGCGGCGTCGCTGGATGTCGCCATCGATTCCGGGCTGCGTTCGCAGATCGAGAACGCGAGCGGACACCCGCTCGGGACGACCGCGAACGTGAGCCTCTTCGGTCTCGCCTCGAAGCCGCTCGCCGTGACCGCTGCGCCCGCGTCCAGGCCCAGCATGCTCCCGGACACCTGGGCGTGGGTCCGCCCAGACCTCTTCCTCTCCCTGAGTGCGTCCGAAGGAGGGCCTGCGCAAGCCGTGATCACGCCCGTGCCCCTGGACGCCGGCATGGCGACGTGGCTGGGCCTCACCCCGCTTCAGACCGTCGGTGCGATCGGGTTCACCGAGGCGAGCATCGCCGAGGCGCAGTCCGTGCTCCTCGGCCTCGCGGGCGTGCTCGCCGTGGTCATCGGGCTCCTTGCGTACAACGCGATCGGGCTCGAGGTCCACCTCCGGCAGGACGAGATCCGCACCCTCTGCAGCCTCGGCGCCTCGCCTCGGACGATCGCCGCCGTCTACGAGGCGAAGGCCCTCGTGATCGCGCTCCTGGGGGCCACCGTGGGTTCCGCGCTGGGGATCGTCGTGGCCCACGGGATCGTGTCCTTCGCTCCCTTGCTCGGGTTGCCGAACCTCCTCCTGCTTCCCTTGCCCGTGGTGCCGGTGGCCCTGGCGTACGGTCTGGCCGTAGGTGCCGCAGCGCTGGGCGGGCTCCTCCCCGCTGCCCATGCGGTCCGCCTCCTGCGTCGCCCGACGGGGGCGAGACCATCCTGA
- a CDS encoding ABC transporter ATP-binding protein — protein MTELLVARDLWKSYDGRTDVLRGAHLQVGRGEAVMVWGENGSGKTTLLSILGGLDMPNRGSVLLSDRDITHLKEAELARVRLLEVGFVFQTHRLVEDLTVEENLALPCRLARRPAGDRTNELLEAFGLTKLGSRRPGEISVGESQRVAVARALANGPKLLLADEPTASLDPKGTAAVLDALRLARTSFGAAVVIATHDSAVEALATTQLRLEDGLLRGRE, from the coding sequence ATGACGGAGCTCCTGGTCGCCCGCGATCTCTGGAAGTCATACGACGGCCGGACCGACGTGCTCCGGGGGGCCCATCTCCAGGTGGGACGCGGCGAGGCCGTCATGGTCTGGGGGGAGAACGGCAGCGGCAAGACCACCCTCCTCTCCATACTGGGAGGACTCGACATGCCCAACCGCGGGAGCGTGCTCCTGTCCGACCGGGACATCACCCATCTCAAGGAGGCCGAGCTCGCTCGCGTCCGGCTCTTGGAGGTCGGCTTCGTGTTCCAAACGCACCGGCTCGTCGAGGACCTCACGGTGGAGGAGAACCTGGCGCTTCCTTGCCGACTGGCGCGGCGGCCTGCAGGAGACCGCACGAACGAGCTGCTTGAGGCATTCGGTTTGACAAAACTGGGCTCGCGGCGCCCTGGCGAAATCTCCGTGGGAGAGTCGCAGCGCGTCGCCGTCGCCCGCGCCCTCGCGAACGGGCCCAAGCTCTTGCTCGCGGACGAGCCCACGGCGTCCCTGGATCCCAAGGGGACCGCGGCGGTCCTCGACGCCCTTCGCCTGGCCCGGACGAGCTTCGGCGCGGCGGTGGTGATCGCGACCCACGATTCCGCGGTCGAGGCCCTCGCGACGACCCAGCTCCGGCTCGAGGACGGTCTCCTCCGCGGGAGGGAATGA
- a CDS encoding NAD-dependent epimerase/dehydratase family protein has translation MQDRKILVTGGAGFIGSHLVERLSARNEVTVFDDLSTGSLRNLQGAKEEVRLHRASILQPKQLAKALEGHDLVYHLAAKTSVPESVAKPDEYWRTNVEGTLNALKASVDAGAKRVVFISSAAVYGSSEVVPKVETMRPEPASPYATTKMVGEFACEEIPQLKPIETVVLRLFNAYGPRQDPNAPYAGVIAKFSSAVARGKGIEIYGDGDQTRDFLYAADAAEAMELAGERPVAGQVFNVGSGSATTVTEVARLLSEIIGNPIKAARKEIRPGDVRHSRADISKAMDRLGFTPKTSLREGLERTLAYHRALASVA, from the coding sequence ATGCAGGACAGGAAGATCCTCGTCACGGGGGGAGCCGGGTTCATCGGCTCGCACCTGGTCGAGCGCTTGAGCGCTCGAAACGAGGTCACCGTGTTCGACGACCTGTCCACGGGCTCCCTGCGGAACCTCCAGGGGGCCAAGGAGGAGGTCCGCCTCCATCGCGCCTCGATCCTCCAGCCCAAGCAGCTCGCGAAGGCCCTCGAGGGGCACGACCTGGTCTACCACCTGGCCGCAAAGACCTCGGTGCCCGAGAGCGTGGCCAAGCCGGACGAGTACTGGCGCACGAACGTGGAGGGCACGCTGAACGCCCTCAAGGCGTCCGTGGACGCGGGCGCGAAGCGCGTCGTGTTCATCTCGAGCGCCGCGGTCTACGGCTCGTCCGAGGTCGTCCCGAAGGTGGAGACCATGCGGCCCGAGCCCGCCTCCCCGTACGCGACCACGAAGATGGTCGGGGAGTTCGCGTGCGAGGAGATCCCCCAGCTCAAGCCCATCGAGACCGTGGTGCTCCGCCTGTTCAACGCGTATGGCCCGCGGCAGGACCCGAACGCGCCCTACGCGGGCGTGATCGCCAAGTTCTCCTCCGCGGTCGCCCGCGGCAAGGGAATCGAGATCTACGGGGACGGGGACCAGACCCGGGACTTCCTCTACGCCGCGGACGCGGCGGAGGCCATGGAACTCGCCGGGGAGCGTCCCGTGGCGGGGCAGGTGTTCAACGTCGGCTCGGGCTCCGCGACCACGGTCACGGAGGTCGCTCGGCTCCTGTCCGAGATCATCGGGAACCCGATCAAGGCCGCCCGGAAGGAAATCCGCCCAGGGGATGTGCGCCACTCGCGGGCCGACATCTCGAAGGCCATGGACCGACTCGGCTTCACGCCGAAGACGTCGCTACGCGAGGGGCTCGAGCGGACGCTCGCGTACCATCGGGCGCTCGCGAGCGTGGCCTGA
- a CDS encoding exo-alpha-sialidase produces MLTLVLAMAALSFAVVVAPARANHDTVHWNYSNPVTTDANAQTSWPWVLDDQVGHFYVSYNYYNTGTLTTNVNLTKYMDSQLGQAPVKVFQSRVNTVANVASSWGTAMALDPLGNLYVAWTRTDPTYGLKIFISKSTTGGASFAAEVPATAPNTYGSDYWPKIASTADGTIYVGWIQSWSGSSITVSKSTDHGATFGSWTNVSTQSASFTPSRFAMTADAHGRVYLVVEGYSTTLGRQAVYLYHSDDGVTWTAPTLLSSASVTSLGPSAAIDSAGRVYVTFLGLFGSSFRVYVTTSDDRGLTWSTPFPLTQGTSSVTYIPTIAVKHDTAMVVWGGSEGSTAGVGFVVSPDRGATWYPEEFYAPVGVSPGYSVVNADANGTFYAAYETGASMVRVSAWHSPPSTPVITEVSSSLANANVSWSANPEPDVVAYELFRSADGSSYSFVANVAAGQTSYTDVGLANGTYWYRLIAVDNLGVFSHPSAPASGTVGPTTQALINQLSAEIAALKAQLNTANTNLAAAQSQLTAIQNQLAAIKGNTTALQNQINNLQNQLNNLQAQQATQTISYANLAFEVIVVVLLVVLLLNQMRRPKAPQMMMAQPGQAEPKKPEDEL; encoded by the coding sequence GTGCTGACGCTGGTGCTCGCCATGGCGGCGTTATCGTTCGCCGTGGTCGTCGCACCGGCTCGCGCGAACCACGACACCGTGCACTGGAACTACAGCAACCCTGTGACGACGGACGCGAACGCACAAACAAGCTGGCCATGGGTATTGGACGACCAGGTGGGCCACTTCTACGTGTCGTACAACTACTACAACACGGGGACGCTCACGACCAACGTGAACCTGACCAAGTACATGGATTCCCAGCTCGGCCAGGCCCCAGTCAAGGTGTTCCAGTCGCGTGTGAACACGGTCGCCAATGTGGCGAGCAGCTGGGGCACCGCGATGGCCCTGGATCCGCTCGGGAACCTGTACGTGGCGTGGACCCGGACCGATCCCACGTACGGACTGAAGATCTTCATTAGCAAGTCCACGACCGGCGGCGCGAGCTTCGCGGCCGAGGTCCCGGCCACCGCTCCGAACACGTACGGCTCGGACTACTGGCCCAAGATCGCGTCGACGGCCGATGGGACCATCTACGTGGGTTGGATTCAGAGCTGGTCCGGCTCCAGCATCACCGTGTCCAAGAGCACGGACCACGGCGCCACGTTCGGATCCTGGACGAACGTGTCGACGCAATCCGCGAGCTTCACGCCATCCCGGTTCGCAATGACGGCCGACGCGCATGGCCGGGTCTACCTCGTCGTCGAAGGCTACTCGACCACGCTGGGGAGGCAAGCCGTGTACCTGTACCACTCGGACGACGGCGTGACCTGGACCGCCCCTACGTTGCTGAGCTCAGCCTCGGTCACGAGCCTGGGTCCGTCCGCGGCGATCGATAGCGCTGGGCGCGTCTACGTGACGTTCTTGGGCCTCTTCGGGTCGAGCTTCCGGGTCTACGTGACGACGTCGGACGACCGCGGGTTGACCTGGAGCACACCATTCCCGCTCACCCAGGGAACCTCCTCGGTCACTTACATCCCGACGATCGCGGTGAAGCACGACACGGCGATGGTTGTCTGGGGCGGATCCGAGGGATCCACGGCAGGCGTGGGGTTCGTCGTGAGCCCCGACCGCGGTGCGACGTGGTACCCCGAGGAGTTCTACGCGCCCGTGGGCGTTTCGCCGGGCTACTCGGTGGTCAACGCGGATGCGAACGGGACGTTCTACGCGGCCTACGAGACGGGCGCGAGCATGGTCCGCGTGTCCGCGTGGCACAGCCCGCCCTCGACGCCCGTGATCACGGAGGTCAGTTCCAGCCTTGCCAACGCGAACGTATCCTGGTCCGCGAACCCGGAGCCCGACGTCGTTGCCTACGAGCTCTTCCGGAGCGCGGACGGATCCAGCTACTCCTTCGTGGCGAACGTCGCGGCCGGCCAAACGTCCTACACGGACGTCGGCCTCGCGAACGGAACGTACTGGTACAGACTCATCGCCGTGGACAACCTGGGCGTCTTCAGCCATCCTTCGGCTCCCGCATCGGGAACGGTAGGGCCCACGACCCAGGCGCTCATTAACCAGCTGAGCGCCGAGATCGCGGCGCTCAAGGCGCAGCTGAACACCGCGAACACGAACCTGGCGGCTGCCCAGAGCCAGCTCACCGCGATCCAGAACCAGCTCGCCGCGATCAAGGGCAACACGACCGCGCTCCAGAACCAGATCAACAACCTGCAGAACCAGCTGAACAACCTGCAGGCCCAGCAGGCGACCCAGACGATCTCCTACGCGAACCTCGCGTTCGAGGTCATCGTGGTGGTCCTCCTGGTCGTGCTGCTCCTGAACCAGATGCGGAGGCCCAAGGCCCCGCAGATGATGATGGCGCAGCCGGGTCAGGCGGAACCGAAGAAGCCGGAAGACGAGCTCTAA
- a CDS encoding FtsX-like permease family protein yields MLTPGTGPYSINESLVQNLTAQPWAQAVSPEIFSLGTLGGAPAVIRGVDPATFLRIEGASSGPPSNLTPPWALAGSGLASRLALVPGQELTLVGSSIPRLDVVPLAGTFRTSTAADDELLVDYATARFLTGVGLGVYHSIRVETSEPTRLVAFLAARTASVHVAGPGGNVGGVNSAPLPADPRVINLFLRYGLGPLPLDYVAEGVTEAANSVQVVAWGLETFMLLLVACGIHAVQARAFADRRPTVGVLRALGAPGTWLRLQALRELLPLAAAAGALGAVLGAVGATLLTPSAAIVAFGHEVRVTLGPIDILLVAVSVVLVSAVSELGLLQGAMRERPSESIRGSPVRQPPRSLEVVLRE; encoded by the coding sequence GTGCTCACGCCGGGCACGGGTCCTTACTCGATTAACGAGAGCCTCGTGCAGAACCTCACCGCGCAGCCGTGGGCCCAGGCCGTGAGCCCCGAGATCTTCTCCCTAGGCACGCTAGGCGGCGCCCCCGCCGTCATCCGCGGCGTCGATCCCGCCACGTTCCTGCGGATCGAGGGCGCCTCCTCCGGGCCGCCCTCCAACCTGACGCCGCCGTGGGCCCTCGCGGGGTCGGGCCTCGCGTCGCGCCTCGCGCTCGTCCCCGGGCAGGAACTCACCCTGGTCGGCTCGTCCATCCCGCGCCTGGATGTCGTGCCCCTGGCCGGCACGTTCCGGACGTCCACGGCGGCGGACGACGAGCTCCTCGTCGACTACGCCACGGCGCGCTTCCTCACGGGTGTGGGACTCGGCGTGTACCACTCGATCCGCGTTGAGACCTCCGAGCCCACCCGACTCGTCGCCTTCCTCGCAGCGCGGACCGCGAGCGTCCATGTCGCAGGCCCCGGCGGGAACGTCGGCGGCGTGAACAGCGCCCCGCTGCCCGCGGACCCGCGCGTGATCAACCTCTTCCTGCGCTACGGCCTCGGCCCCCTCCCCCTCGACTACGTGGCCGAGGGCGTCACCGAGGCCGCGAACTCCGTGCAGGTCGTGGCCTGGGGCCTCGAGACGTTCATGCTCCTCCTGGTCGCGTGCGGGATCCACGCCGTGCAGGCGCGCGCCTTCGCGGACCGGCGGCCCACCGTGGGCGTACTCCGTGCCCTTGGCGCCCCGGGCACCTGGCTCCGGCTGCAGGCGCTGCGGGAGCTGCTGCCCCTCGCCGCTGCGGCCGGGGCTCTCGGCGCGGTCCTGGGTGCCGTGGGAGCCACGCTCCTCACGCCCAGCGCCGCGATCGTCGCGTTCGGCCACGAAGTCCGCGTGACGCTCGGCCCGATCGACATCCTCCTCGTCGCAGTGAGCGTGGTGCTCGTCTCCGCGGTCTCGGAACTCGGGCTCCTCCAGGGCGCGATGCGGGAGCGGCCCTCGGAGTCCATCCGCGGCAGCCCGGTCCGGCAGCCTCCTCGGTCTCTAGAGGTGGTCCTGCGCGAGTGA
- a CDS encoding type II CAAX endopeptidase family protein, with the protein MATETVHAAPPLPPPRWAIGAIYLGLIVLAEILIAVPDPSKSGVYPYQQYGLTIHILLVFALLFHSVTIQEKDTELSLFLMALSLAPLIRIFSLSMPRFWGAEPIHTLPWLAVVGIPLLTAAGAVAYVQQLPPWLLGLGFRSWREMALQFTIGLTGIPLGLIEYTILRQYPWISGDTIVPVLAGGVVIFFSTGLAEEVIFRGILLRRAMEMLGNRTGILFVTLVFSAMHIFFLNGYDLTFVFFVGLFFALVVVKTKSLWGAIMSHTLGNVVLYLIAPFLLASWLPPLRP; encoded by the coding sequence ATGGCCACGGAGACCGTCCACGCCGCCCCGCCGCTCCCCCCGCCGCGATGGGCCATCGGCGCGATCTATCTCGGCCTGATCGTCCTAGCGGAAATCCTAATCGCCGTACCCGACCCGTCCAAGTCAGGCGTGTACCCGTACCAGCAGTACGGGCTCACGATCCACATCCTCCTGGTCTTCGCCCTCCTCTTCCACTCCGTGACGATCCAAGAGAAGGACACGGAGCTCTCCTTGTTCCTGATGGCCCTGAGCCTCGCTCCTCTGATCCGCATCTTCTCCCTCTCCATGCCGCGGTTCTGGGGCGCGGAGCCGATCCATACCCTTCCGTGGCTCGCCGTGGTGGGCATCCCGCTCCTGACCGCGGCGGGCGCGGTCGCCTACGTGCAGCAGCTGCCCCCGTGGCTCCTCGGGTTGGGATTCCGGTCCTGGCGGGAGATGGCCTTGCAGTTCACCATAGGTCTCACGGGGATCCCCCTCGGCCTCATCGAATACACGATTCTGAGGCAGTACCCTTGGATCTCGGGTGATACAATCGTTCCCGTCCTCGCGGGCGGCGTCGTGATCTTCTTCTCGACAGGCCTCGCCGAGGAAGTCATCTTCCGTGGGATCCTGCTCCGTCGGGCCATGGAGATGCTGGGCAATCGGACGGGGATCCTCTTCGTGACCCTCGTGTTCAGCGCCATGCACATCTTCTTCCTCAACGGATACGACCTCACGTTCGTCTTCTTCGTCGGGCTGTTCTTCGCCCTGGTGGTTGTGAAGACAAAGAGCCTCTGGGGCGCGATCATGAGCCACACCCTCGGCAACGTCGTGCTATACCTGATCGCGCCGTTCCTACTCGCGTCCTGGCTTCCACCACTCCGCCCGTGA
- a CDS encoding CoA pyrophosphatase has translation MRTTAAELRKVLLPAELAETELSSKPASAVLVLLRPKGDGLEVLLGRRARRQGDPWSGQISFPGGHRHQEDVSLLVTALRETNEEVNLDLTGRAEVLGHLPPRSPGNVPEMLVVPFVAYTNARVDPKPGPEIVETFWAPLAELPSSRSMTTVATRFGDLRVPAYLWKGLVIWGLTFRILEELLLLVGMGR, from the coding sequence GTGCGGACGACCGCCGCGGAACTCCGGAAGGTCCTGCTCCCTGCGGAGCTCGCGGAGACGGAGCTCTCGTCGAAGCCCGCGTCCGCGGTCCTCGTTCTCCTGCGGCCCAAGGGCGACGGCCTCGAGGTGCTCCTGGGCCGACGGGCGCGCCGCCAGGGAGACCCGTGGTCGGGGCAGATCTCGTTCCCCGGGGGGCACCGCCATCAGGAGGACGTCTCCCTCCTGGTCACCGCCCTGCGGGAGACCAACGAGGAGGTGAACCTGGACCTCACGGGACGAGCCGAGGTCCTGGGCCACCTTCCGCCGCGCTCGCCGGGGAACGTCCCCGAGATGCTCGTCGTGCCCTTCGTCGCCTATACGAACGCTCGGGTGGACCCGAAGCCGGGCCCCGAGATCGTGGAGACGTTCTGGGCGCCCCTCGCAGAGCTGCCGTCCTCCCGGTCCATGACCACGGTGGCCACGCGCTTCGGCGACCTCCGCGTCCCGGCCTACCTGTGGAAGGGCCTCGTGATCTGGGGCCTCACGTTCCGGATCCTCGAGGAGCTCCTCCTCCTCGTCGGCATGGGCCGGTGA